One genomic region from Phocoena sinus isolate mPhoSin1 chromosome 3, mPhoSin1.pri, whole genome shotgun sequence encodes:
- the HNRNPAB gene encoding heterogeneous nuclear ribonucleoprotein A/B isoform X1, translating to MSEAGEEQPMETTGATENGHEAAPEGESPAGTGAGTGVAAGAGGGSVAPQAGNQNGAEGDQINASKNEEDAGKMFVGGLSWDTSKKDLKDYFTKFGEVVDCTIKMDPNTGRSRGFGFILFKDAASVEKVLDQKEHRLDGRVIDPKKAMAMKKDPVKKIFVGGLNPEATEEKIREYFGEFGEIEAIELPMDPKSNKRRGFVFITFKEEEPVKKVLEKKFHTISGSKCEIKVAQPKEVYQQQQYGSGGRGNRNRGNRGSGGGGGSGGGQSQSWNQGYGSYWNQGYGYQQGYGPGYGGYDYSPYGYYGYGPGYDYSQGSTNYGKSQRRGGHQNNYKPY from the exons ATGTCGGAAGCGGGTGAGGAGCAACCCATGGAGACGACGGGCGCCACCGAGAACGGACACGAGGCCGCCCCCGAAGGCGAGTCGCCGGCCGGGACTGGTGCTGGCACCGGGGTCGCGGCTGGCGCCGGAGGCGGGAGCGTGGCGCCCCAGGCCGGCAACCAGAACGGCGCCGAGGGTGACCAGATAAACGCCAGCAAGAACGAGGAGGACGCGGG AAAAATGTTCGTTGGTGGCCTGAGCTGGGATACCAGCAAAAAGGACCTAAAGGATTATTTTACCAAATTTGGAGAGGTCGTTGACTGTACAATAAAAATGGATCCCAACACTGGTCGGTCAAGAGGGTTTGGGTTTATCCTCTTCAAAGATGCAGCCAGCGTGGAGAAG GTTCTAGACCAGAAGGAGCACAGGCTGGATGGCCGTGTCATTGACCCCAAAAAAGCCATGGCCATGAAGAAAGACCCAGTAAAGAAAATTTTTGTGGGGGGTCTGAATCCTGAAGCCACTGAGGAGAAGATCAGGGAGTACTTCGGCGAGTTTGGGGAG ATTGAAGCCATTGAGCTTCCAATGGATCCAAAGTCGAACAAAAGACGAGGCTTTGTTTTCATCACCTTTAAAGAAGAGGAACCTGTGAAGAAAGTTCTGGAGAAAAAGTTCCACACCATCAGTGGAAGTAAG TGTGAAATCAAGGTGGCTCAGCCCAAAGAGGTTTATCAACAGCAGCAGTATGGCTCTGGGGGCCGTGGGAATCGCAACCGAGGGAACCGAGGCAGCGGTGGTGGTGGCGGAAGTGGAGGAG GTCAGAGTCAGAGTTGGAATCAGGGCTACGGCAGCTACTGGAACCAGGGCTACGGCTACCAGCAGGGCTACGGGCCCGGCTATGGCGGCTACGACTACTCGCCTTATGGTTATTACGGCTACGGCCCCGGCTACGACTACA GTCAGGGTAGTACAAATTACGGGAAGAGCCAGCGACGCGGTGGCCATCAGAATAACTACAAGCCATACTGA
- the HNRNPAB gene encoding heterogeneous nuclear ribonucleoprotein A/B isoform X2 — MSEAGEEQPMETTGATENGHEAAPEGESPAGTGAGTGVAAGAGGGSVAPQAGNQNGAEGDQINASKNEEDAGKMFVGGLSWDTSKKDLKDYFTKFGEVVDCTIKMDPNTGRSRGFGFILFKDAASVEKVLDQKEHRLDGRVIDPKKAMAMKKDPVKKIFVGGLNPEATEEKIREYFGEFGEIEAIELPMDPKSNKRRGFVFITFKEEEPVKKVLEKKFHTISGSKCEIKVAQPKEVYQQQQYGSGGRGNRNRGNRGSGGGGGSGGGQGSTNYGKSQRRGGHQNNYKPY; from the exons ATGTCGGAAGCGGGTGAGGAGCAACCCATGGAGACGACGGGCGCCACCGAGAACGGACACGAGGCCGCCCCCGAAGGCGAGTCGCCGGCCGGGACTGGTGCTGGCACCGGGGTCGCGGCTGGCGCCGGAGGCGGGAGCGTGGCGCCCCAGGCCGGCAACCAGAACGGCGCCGAGGGTGACCAGATAAACGCCAGCAAGAACGAGGAGGACGCGGG AAAAATGTTCGTTGGTGGCCTGAGCTGGGATACCAGCAAAAAGGACCTAAAGGATTATTTTACCAAATTTGGAGAGGTCGTTGACTGTACAATAAAAATGGATCCCAACACTGGTCGGTCAAGAGGGTTTGGGTTTATCCTCTTCAAAGATGCAGCCAGCGTGGAGAAG GTTCTAGACCAGAAGGAGCACAGGCTGGATGGCCGTGTCATTGACCCCAAAAAAGCCATGGCCATGAAGAAAGACCCAGTAAAGAAAATTTTTGTGGGGGGTCTGAATCCTGAAGCCACTGAGGAGAAGATCAGGGAGTACTTCGGCGAGTTTGGGGAG ATTGAAGCCATTGAGCTTCCAATGGATCCAAAGTCGAACAAAAGACGAGGCTTTGTTTTCATCACCTTTAAAGAAGAGGAACCTGTGAAGAAAGTTCTGGAGAAAAAGTTCCACACCATCAGTGGAAGTAAG TGTGAAATCAAGGTGGCTCAGCCCAAAGAGGTTTATCAACAGCAGCAGTATGGCTCTGGGGGCCGTGGGAATCGCAACCGAGGGAACCGAGGCAGCGGTGGTGGTGGCGGAAGTGGAGGAG GTCAGGGTAGTACAAATTACGGGAAGAGCCAGCGACGCGGTGGCCATCAGAATAACTACAAGCCATACTGA